The Streptomyces sp. NBC_00691 genome has a segment encoding these proteins:
- a CDS encoding gas vesicle structural protein GvpA, with amino-acid sequence MTMVPQGGSAVSRGGGGSTGSLYDVLELILDRGLVIDVFVRVSLVGIEILKIDARIVVASVDTYLRFAEACNRLDLEAGRKAPAQLPEVVGGMMEGGAHGKSKGALTGAVEAVTESLTGKGRGDDEEPEEEPEEEEAEEAPVPRRRRPAARRSTRREKE; translated from the coding sequence ATGACCATGGTGCCGCAGGGCGGCAGCGCCGTCAGCAGGGGCGGTGGTGGCTCCACGGGCAGTCTCTACGACGTCCTGGAGCTCATTCTGGACCGCGGGCTCGTGATCGACGTCTTCGTCCGTGTGTCATTGGTCGGGATAGAGATCCTCAAGATCGACGCGCGGATCGTGGTGGCCAGTGTGGACACCTACCTCCGCTTCGCGGAGGCGTGCAACAGGCTCGACCTCGAAGCGGGCCGCAAGGCTCCGGCGCAGCTGCCCGAGGTCGTCGGCGGCATGATGGAGGGCGGGGCCCACGGGAAGTCCAAGGGGGCCCTGACCGGGGCCGTCGAGGCCGTGACCGAGTCCCTGACGGGGAAGGGCCGCGGTGATGACGAGGAGCCGGAGGAGGAGCCGGAAGAGGAGGAGGCGGAGGAGGCACCCGTTCCCCGACGCCGACGGCCCGCCGCCCGCCGCTCGACGCGACGGGAGAAGGAGTGA
- a CDS encoding gas vesicle protein GvpO translates to MATADPDRPRRGTSRSAGEGRSPARRKPAPSRPKAVDAGSAMTSATEQLTRLLGRLPESVSSLKPIDDGWEAQVEVVELERIPDTTSVLASYRVTLDGQGTLLSFERTRRYTRGMIDRPF, encoded by the coding sequence ATGGCCACAGCGGATCCCGATCGCCCTCGACGCGGTACCTCGCGTTCCGCAGGTGAGGGGCGTTCCCCCGCACGGCGGAAGCCGGCGCCCAGTCGCCCGAAGGCCGTGGACGCGGGCTCGGCCATGACGTCGGCCACCGAGCAACTGACGAGGCTGCTCGGCCGACTTCCCGAATCCGTCTCCTCGCTCAAGCCCATCGACGACGGGTGGGAAGCGCAGGTGGAAGTGGTGGAACTGGAACGGATCCCCGATACGACGAGTGTGCTGGCCAGCTACCGGGTCACCCTCGACGGGCAGGGCACGCTGCTCTCGTTCGAACGAACCCGGCGCTACACCCGAGGAATGATCGATCGGCCGTTCTGA
- a CDS encoding GvpL/GvpF family gas vesicle protein, giving the protein MALYVYAITGEQHPLDIDDLSGVGSEPSPVRGVASGPLCAVVSDISEEIRPKRRDLLIHQEVQERLMRGGPVLPLQFGYTAADEPTVEQALLKDADGYLATLERLEGCAEYHVRAMQDEEDLLRQVLRETPEARELNERILGGDQDPQLPLALGQLVAAQVQERQQALASGLIEALVPFAREHTVRQTSGADLLNLSLLVADDRREEFRAAEGNLARQIGDGIEFRLSGPLPPYSFVE; this is encoded by the coding sequence ATGGCCCTCTACGTCTATGCGATCACCGGGGAGCAGCACCCCCTCGACATCGATGACCTGTCCGGTGTCGGATCGGAGCCGAGTCCCGTGCGCGGTGTCGCCTCCGGGCCGCTCTGCGCGGTGGTGAGCGACATCTCCGAGGAGATCCGGCCCAAGCGCCGCGACCTGTTGATCCACCAGGAGGTGCAGGAGCGTCTCATGCGCGGCGGACCGGTCCTGCCCTTGCAGTTCGGCTACACCGCGGCCGACGAGCCGACGGTCGAACAGGCGCTCCTGAAGGACGCCGACGGCTACCTCGCCACCCTGGAGCGGCTCGAAGGGTGTGCCGAGTACCACGTGAGAGCGATGCAGGACGAGGAGGATCTCCTGCGGCAGGTCCTGCGGGAGACGCCGGAAGCCCGTGAGCTCAACGAGCGGATTCTCGGCGGGGACCAGGATCCCCAACTCCCTCTTGCTCTCGGCCAGTTGGTCGCCGCGCAAGTGCAGGAACGGCAGCAGGCACTGGCGTCCGGGCTGATCGAGGCACTCGTGCCGTTCGCCCGCGAACACACCGTCCGGCAGACGTCCGGAGCCGACCTCCTCAACCTCTCCCTCCTGGTCGCCGACGACCGGCGGGAAGAGTTCCGCGCTGCGGAGGGCAACCTGGCCCGGCAGATCGGGGACGGGATCGAGTTCAGGCTGAGCGGACCGCTGCCGCCGTACAGCTTCGTGGAGTGA
- a CDS encoding gas vesicle protein GvpG has protein sequence MGLLTHLLTLPLAPVRGVTWVAQRVLDEAEEQYYDPAPVWRELGELEGRLVRGEIDEETFEHREDELLDRLAEITAFRAGTP, from the coding sequence ATGGGACTTCTGACACACCTGCTGACCCTTCCCCTCGCCCCGGTGCGGGGCGTGACCTGGGTCGCCCAGAGAGTGCTGGACGAGGCCGAGGAGCAGTACTACGACCCGGCTCCCGTCTGGCGCGAGCTCGGCGAGCTGGAGGGTCGGCTGGTACGGGGGGAGATCGACGAGGAGACCTTCGAGCACCGCGAGGACGAACTGCTGGACCGGCTGGCGGAGATCACGGCCTTCCGCGCGGGCACACCATGA